A part of Setaria viridis chromosome 8, Setaria_viridis_v4.0, whole genome shotgun sequence genomic DNA contains:
- the LOC117866659 gene encoding UPF0481 protein At3g47200 isoform X1 — protein sequence MEPAAARTFEEPANDEVWDPAAGLPVEYASSIDIFAGMWSLQPYVPSSSTRGQQQQQLVEYNYYAAATQHDGPIVEQAAAQESLEVDLLHDMEMEIYNNNPILVFQEKARKFKDDIGMMKMKIHRYPPSIQDLGDWYTVPRIVAIGPYHHRRQELRHTENVKHVAAYHCIKTSGRSVQDMYYAVVSAVAEIDARRLYREDVMEGIVDADFLPMMFFDACFLVMYMIKMSGMDCNATLYDFFEFSANEIDHDIMLLENQIPWPVVDALLKYTSVPLAKFVANWKDGRLQDWVDEVPSVVLDDSYEPPHLLGLLRFYIVGRTRSRTEVPGIGKMKSIQVSVSAMELAEMGINIRAKKTTELADMGLTKKRILFAELSMAPLSLNDLNASLLVNMAALELCTTPNFFYDEAEFEDSAVCSYLLLLCMLVNRKEDVHHLRTKGILQGGAGLTNTNALHFFTSLQSLRLGRCCGNIMVQIESYRIKRPMRIKVYAFVYNNWKTILKVLSVIGVFASILSAIHSLKGAH from the coding sequence ATGGAACCTGCTGCGGCAAGAACATTTGAAGAACCAGCAAATGATGAAGTTTGGGATCCTGCTGCCGGCCTCCCTGTGGAGTATGCGTCGTCCATTGACATATTTGCTGGTATGTGGAGCCTCCAGCCATATGTCCCTAGTAGCTCTACCagagggcagcagcagcagcagcttgttGAGTACAACTACTATGCTGCAGCCACACAGCATGACGGTCCGATTGTTGAGCAAGCAGCAGCACAAGAGTCCTTAGAGGTTGATTTGCTGCACGATATGGAAATGGAGATCTACAACAATAATCCTATTCTGGTGTTCCAGGAAAAAGCGCGCAAGTTTAAAGATGATATCGGCATGATGAAAATGAAGATCCATAGGTACCCTCCAAGCATCCAAGATCTCGGCGATTGGTATACCGTCCCGAGGATTGTGGCCATCGGCCCTTACCACCACCGTCGACAAGAGCTCAGGCATACCGAGAATGTGAAGCATGTGGCTGCTTACCACTGCATCAAAACTTCGGGCCGCTCGGTCCAGGACATGTACTACGCGGTCGTCTCCGCTGTGGCGGAGATCGATGCCCGCCGCCTCTACAGAGAGGACGTGATGGAAGGTATCGTCGATGCCGACTTCCTACCTATGATGTTCTTTGACGCGTGCTTCTTGGTCATGTACATGATAAAAATGTCGGGCATGGACTGCAACGCGACGTTGTATGATTTCTTCGAGTTCAGTGCCAACGAAATCGATCATGACATCATGCTGCTTGAGAACCAGATCCCCTGGCCGGTGGTGGACGCCCTCCTGAAGTACACGTCCGTGCCCTTGGCGAAGTTCGTTGCTAATTGGAAAGACGGCCGTCTGCAAGACTGGGTTGATGAAGTGCCTAGTGTTGTCTTGGATGATAGCTACGAACCCCCGCatctccttggcctcctccgGTTCTACATTGTTGGAAGAACAAGGAGCAGAACAGAGGTGCCTGGAATAGGGAAAATGAAATCGATACAAGTCTCAGTTAGTGCCATGGAGCTTGCCGAAATGGGCATCAACATCAGAGCCAAGAAAACAACAGAGCTTGCGGATATGGGCCTCACCAAGAAACGGATCTTGTTCGCCGAGctctccatggcgccgctgTCTCTGAACGATTTAAACGCAAGCCTGCTCGTCAACATGGCGGCCCTCGAGCTATGCACGACCCCAAATTTTTTTTACGACGAGGCAGAGTTTGAAGACTCTGCTGTCTGTTCGTACCTCCTCCTGCTCTGCATGTTGGTGAATAGGAAGGAGGACGTGCACCACCTGCGAACAAAGGGTATTCTGCAAGGAGGAGCAGGGCTCACGAACACGAACGCGCTGCACTTCTTCACCAGCCTTCAGAGCCTGCGCCTCGGACGCTGCTGTGGCAACATCATGGTACAGATTGAGAGTTACAGGATCAAGAGGCCAATGCGGATTAAGGTGTACGCGTTCGTTTACAACAACTGGAAGACCATCCTCAAGGTTTTATCCGTCATTGGTGTATTTGCCAGTATCTTGTCGGCGATCCACTCTCTCAAGGGTGCCCATTGA
- the LOC117866659 gene encoding UPF0481 protein At3g47200 isoform X2, whose translation MEPAAARTFEEPANDEVWDPAAGLPVEYASSIDIFAATQHDGPIVEQAAAQESLEVDLLHDMEMEIYNNNPILVFQEKARKFKDDIGMMKMKIHRYPPSIQDLGDWYTVPRIVAIGPYHHRRQELRHTENVKHVAAYHCIKTSGRSVQDMYYAVVSAVAEIDARRLYREDVMEGIVDADFLPMMFFDACFLVMYMIKMSGMDCNATLYDFFEFSANEIDHDIMLLENQIPWPVVDALLKYTSVPLAKFVANWKDGRLQDWVDEVPSVVLDDSYEPPHLLGLLRFYIVGRTRSRTEVPGIGKMKSIQVSVSAMELAEMGINIRAKKTTELADMGLTKKRILFAELSMAPLSLNDLNASLLVNMAALELCTTPNFFYDEAEFEDSAVCSYLLLLCMLVNRKEDVHHLRTKGILQGGAGLTNTNALHFFTSLQSLRLGRCCGNIMVQIESYRIKRPMRIKVYAFVYNNWKTILKVLSVIGVFASILSAIHSLKGAH comes from the exons ATGGAACCTGCTGCGGCAAGAACATTTGAAGAACCAGCAAATGATGAAGTTTGGGATCCTGCTGCCGGCCTCCCTGTGGAGTATGCGTCGTCCATTGACATATTTGCTG CCACACAGCATGACGGTCCGATTGTTGAGCAAGCAGCAGCACAAGAGTCCTTAGAGGTTGATTTGCTGCACGATATGGAAATGGAGATCTACAACAATAATCCTATTCTGGTGTTCCAGGAAAAAGCGCGCAAGTTTAAAGATGATATCGGCATGATGAAAATGAAGATCCATAGGTACCCTCCAAGCATCCAAGATCTCGGCGATTGGTATACCGTCCCGAGGATTGTGGCCATCGGCCCTTACCACCACCGTCGACAAGAGCTCAGGCATACCGAGAATGTGAAGCATGTGGCTGCTTACCACTGCATCAAAACTTCGGGCCGCTCGGTCCAGGACATGTACTACGCGGTCGTCTCCGCTGTGGCGGAGATCGATGCCCGCCGCCTCTACAGAGAGGACGTGATGGAAGGTATCGTCGATGCCGACTTCCTACCTATGATGTTCTTTGACGCGTGCTTCTTGGTCATGTACATGATAAAAATGTCGGGCATGGACTGCAACGCGACGTTGTATGATTTCTTCGAGTTCAGTGCCAACGAAATCGATCATGACATCATGCTGCTTGAGAACCAGATCCCCTGGCCGGTGGTGGACGCCCTCCTGAAGTACACGTCCGTGCCCTTGGCGAAGTTCGTTGCTAATTGGAAAGACGGCCGTCTGCAAGACTGGGTTGATGAAGTGCCTAGTGTTGTCTTGGATGATAGCTACGAACCCCCGCatctccttggcctcctccgGTTCTACATTGTTGGAAGAACAAGGAGCAGAACAGAGGTGCCTGGAATAGGGAAAATGAAATCGATACAAGTCTCAGTTAGTGCCATGGAGCTTGCCGAAATGGGCATCAACATCAGAGCCAAGAAAACAACAGAGCTTGCGGATATGGGCCTCACCAAGAAACGGATCTTGTTCGCCGAGctctccatggcgccgctgTCTCTGAACGATTTAAACGCAAGCCTGCTCGTCAACATGGCGGCCCTCGAGCTATGCACGACCCCAAATTTTTTTTACGACGAGGCAGAGTTTGAAGACTCTGCTGTCTGTTCGTACCTCCTCCTGCTCTGCATGTTGGTGAATAGGAAGGAGGACGTGCACCACCTGCGAACAAAGGGTATTCTGCAAGGAGGAGCAGGGCTCACGAACACGAACGCGCTGCACTTCTTCACCAGCCTTCAGAGCCTGCGCCTCGGACGCTGCTGTGGCAACATCATGGTACAGATTGAGAGTTACAGGATCAAGAGGCCAATGCGGATTAAGGTGTACGCGTTCGTTTACAACAACTGGAAGACCATCCTCAAGGTTTTATCCGTCATTGGTGTATTTGCCAGTATCTTGTCGGCGATCCACTCTCTCAAGGGTGCCCATTGA